One segment of Parvularcula sp. IMCC14364 DNA contains the following:
- the egtD gene encoding L-histidine N(alpha)-methyltransferase yields MLKKKQLADSASDDFAEDVLRSLKADPPSISSKWLYDTQGSALFEDITQVEDYYLTRTEAAIFDEAFPALAAMFGPGMAVTEFGSGASIKTRRLLSALAPDIYVPIDVAEEFLQDAAEDLHTLFPELEIIPLVADLTAPYELPAAFTRKKRRLGFFPGSTIGNFPEDVAARFLRGAREALGDGAHLLISADLVKKTEYLERAYDDSEGVTQKFTLNLLERMNKELAADFDIAKFRHVSMFNTQKSRIEIYIESLADQAVEVAGETFAFVKGDRVRTEYSYKYTPGSFAQLLEKSGWHLKQTWMDPKGWFGVFLASA; encoded by the coding sequence ATGCTGAAGAAAAAACAGCTTGCCGACTCGGCCAGTGATGACTTTGCCGAGGATGTGTTGCGCAGTCTCAAAGCTGATCCGCCATCCATATCAAGCAAATGGTTGTATGATACACAGGGTTCTGCCCTGTTTGAGGACATCACGCAGGTCGAGGATTATTATCTTACGCGGACGGAAGCGGCCATTTTTGATGAGGCTTTTCCAGCGCTGGCAGCGATGTTTGGTCCCGGTATGGCCGTGACAGAATTTGGCAGCGGGGCAAGTATCAAAACGCGGCGCCTGCTCAGTGCCCTGGCACCGGATATTTATGTGCCCATTGATGTGGCTGAGGAATTTCTACAGGACGCTGCAGAAGATTTGCATACGCTATTTCCGGAACTGGAAATCATTCCGCTTGTCGCTGACCTGACAGCCCCCTACGAATTACCGGCTGCGTTTACCCGCAAAAAACGTCGGCTTGGATTCTTTCCCGGGTCAACGATTGGCAATTTTCCTGAAGATGTTGCTGCCCGGTTCCTGCGCGGTGCCCGGGAAGCTCTGGGTGATGGAGCACATCTCTTGATCAGCGCTGATCTTGTCAAGAAGACAGAGTATCTCGAGCGCGCTTATGATGACAGCGAGGGGGTGACGCAGAAATTCACCCTCAACCTGCTGGAACGCATGAACAAAGAGTTGGCAGCAGACTTTGACATTGCCAAATTCCGCCATGTCTCAATGTTCAATACTCAAAAGAGCCGCATAGAAATTTATATTGAATCGCTGGCAGATCAGGCGGTTGAAGTCGCCGGAGAAACATTCGCCTTTGTAAAAGGCGATCGTGTGCGCACAGAGTATTCCTATAAATATACACCCGGCAGCTTTGCGCAGCTGCTTGAGAAATCCGGGTGGCATCTCAAGCAGACATGGATGGATCCAAAGGGCTGGTTCGGCGTCTTTCTGGCCAGCGCCTGA
- a CDS encoding UDP-glucose/GDP-mannose dehydrogenase family protein: MRVAMIGTGYVGLVSGACFSDFGHTVICVDKDESKIDRLQKGEIPIYEPGLEKLVADNVAAERLSFTTDLGAAVPGADAVFIAVGTPSRRGDGFADLSYVHAAAEEIATLLQGYTVVITKSTVPVGTGAEVEDIITLERKDLKAGIDFSVASNPEFLREGAAIEDFKRPDRVVCGVEDDHAAAVMRELYRPLFINETPMVITNRVTSELIKYAANAFLATKITFINEMADLCEKVGANVQEVAKGIGLDGRIGGKFLHAGPGYGGSCFPKDTLALVRTAQQFEAPTKIVEAVVEINDRRKKAMAERIKTAAGGDLKGKTIAVLGLTFKPNTDDMRDSPSLDIIPALIEAGAEIRAHDPAGMEEARKHFGDTIMYCDGPYHALEGADLATIITEWDAYRALDMARLKSLLSSPILVDLRNVYKPDYMAENGFDYHSIGRPSVAVEG, translated from the coding sequence ATGCGTGTTGCGATGATCGGAACCGGATATGTTGGATTGGTCTCCGGCGCATGTTTTTCTGATTTTGGCCACACGGTCATCTGCGTCGACAAAGACGAAAGCAAGATTGACCGCCTGCAAAAAGGCGAGATCCCGATTTATGAGCCGGGTCTGGAAAAACTGGTGGCAGACAATGTCGCAGCTGAACGGCTATCCTTTACCACGGATCTCGGGGCGGCTGTGCCCGGTGCCGATGCCGTCTTCATCGCCGTTGGCACACCGTCACGTCGCGGCGACGGTTTCGCGGACCTGTCCTATGTCCATGCGGCAGCAGAAGAAATTGCGACATTGCTGCAGGGCTACACAGTGGTCATCACCAAATCGACCGTGCCTGTCGGCACCGGGGCCGAGGTTGAGGACATTATCACCCTTGAACGCAAGGACCTGAAGGCAGGGATCGATTTCTCCGTCGCCTCCAATCCAGAATTCTTGCGCGAAGGCGCTGCCATTGAAGACTTCAAGCGCCCGGACCGCGTGGTCTGCGGCGTAGAAGATGATCACGCCGCTGCCGTGATGCGTGAATTGTATCGCCCCCTGTTCATCAATGAAACGCCCATGGTCATTACCAACCGCGTGACGTCTGAGCTGATCAAATATGCGGCCAACGCCTTCCTCGCGACCAAGATCACCTTCATCAATGAAATGGCTGACCTTTGCGAAAAAGTGGGCGCAAATGTGCAGGAAGTCGCCAAAGGTATCGGCCTTGACGGTCGCATCGGTGGTAAGTTCCTTCATGCGGGTCCAGGCTATGGCGGCTCCTGCTTTCCAAAGGATACGCTGGCCCTCGTGCGCACAGCGCAACAATTCGAGGCGCCAACGAAAATTGTCGAGGCCGTTGTTGAAATCAATGATCGTCGTAAAAAAGCCATGGCAGAGCGCATCAAGACAGCTGCTGGTGGTGACCTTAAAGGCAAGACAATCGCGGTGCTCGGCCTGACCTTCAAGCCTAATACGGACGACATGCGTGACAGCCCCTCTCTGGATATTATCCCTGCCCTGATTGAAGCTGGTGCAGAAATCAGGGCCCATGACCCGGCTGGGATGGAAGAGGCCAGGAAACATTTTGGCGACACGATCATGTATTGTGACGGGCCCTACCATGCCCTTGAAGGTGCCGACCTTGCCACCATCATCACAGAATGGGATGCCTACAGAGCACTTGATATGGCGCGACTGAAATCACTCCTTTCAAGCCCGATCCTTGTGGACCTGCGCAATGTCTACAAACCGGACTATATGGCGGAAAACGGCTTTGATTATCACTCTATCGGCCGACCATCTGTGGCAGTTGAAGGCTGA
- the egtB gene encoding ergothioneine biosynthesis protein EgtB — protein MAENSPAQKLSHLQDAYLRIRNETSCLAEGLTDADATAQSMPDASPSKWHLAHTSWFFETFVLVPHIRNYTLFNPDYNFLFNSYYEAVGARHPRPSRGLLTRPSLDDIKAYRNHVDEAVMAISGEAVSSQISTLLELGLHHEQQHQELFLTDILHLFAQNPLKPAYRNPVPLEVIREDGPPDIVWHQFAGGVVETGDRGDAFAFDCERPRHEALLRPFALAGRAVTNGEWLTFMQDGGYATASLWLADGWDAARNSNWSAPLYWHDADGQWQQMTLRGLQPVDLNAPVAHISYYEADAFATWFGARLPTEHEWEHASHSVESDGNFADSERYRPRPQTRQGLAGMFGDVWEWTQSPFTPYPGFRVSGGAVGEYNGKFMSGQMVLRGGSCVTPQGHVRPTYRNFFHPDKRWQFSGLRLAKDC, from the coding sequence GTGGCTGAAAATTCACCAGCTCAGAAATTGTCCCATTTACAGGACGCGTACCTGCGTATCAGAAATGAGACATCCTGCCTGGCAGAGGGCCTGACAGACGCAGATGCGACAGCCCAATCCATGCCGGATGCAAGTCCGTCAAAATGGCATCTGGCCCATACAAGCTGGTTCTTTGAAACTTTTGTCCTTGTACCACATATCCGCAATTACACTTTGTTTAATCCGGATTACAATTTTCTGTTCAATTCCTATTATGAAGCGGTTGGCGCACGACACCCGCGCCCGTCACGTGGTTTGCTGACCCGTCCCTCACTGGATGACATAAAAGCCTATCGCAATCATGTGGATGAAGCTGTGATGGCCATCTCTGGCGAGGCTGTCAGTAGCCAGATAAGTACGCTGCTTGAGCTTGGCCTGCACCATGAACAGCAGCACCAGGAACTTTTCCTGACGGATATTTTGCATCTCTTCGCGCAAAACCCCCTGAAGCCCGCATATCGTAACCCGGTGCCACTTGAAGTTATCAGGGAAGATGGCCCGCCAGATATTGTCTGGCATCAGTTCGCTGGCGGCGTGGTTGAGACGGGCGATCGCGGTGACGCATTTGCGTTTGACTGCGAGCGCCCGCGCCATGAAGCGCTGCTGCGGCCTTTCGCTCTGGCAGGGCGAGCCGTCACGAACGGCGAATGGCTAACCTTTATGCAGGACGGTGGATATGCGACTGCCAGTTTATGGCTGGCGGATGGCTGGGACGCTGCCCGGAATAGCAACTGGTCTGCACCTTTATACTGGCATGATGCTGATGGGCAGTGGCAGCAAATGACATTGCGCGGCTTACAGCCAGTGGACCTAAATGCACCGGTTGCGCATATCAGCTATTATGAGGCTGATGCTTTTGCGACATGGTTTGGCGCGCGGTTGCCAACAGAACATGAATGGGAACATGCCAGCCATTCAGTTGAGAGTGACGGCAATTTTGCTGACAGTGAGCGCTACAGGCCTCGTCCGCAAACGCGGCAGGGGTTGGCCGGTATGTTCGGGGATGTGTGGGAATGGACGCAAAGTCCGTTTACTCCCTATCCGGGTTTCAGGGTTTCGGGTGGGGCCGTCGGGGAATATAATGGCAAATTCATGAGTGGCCAGATGGTGCTGCGCGGTGGCTCCTGCGTGACGCCACAAGGGCATGTTCGGCCCACATACAGAAATTTCTTTCACCCAGACAAAAGGTGGCAATTCTCCGGGCTGCGGCTCGCCAAAGATTGCTAA
- the rsfS gene encoding ribosome silencing factor: protein MALNSQSSEATASNGKVSTGSNIAGSYDDLAAKKNAAKIRDMVLKQLEDDKAENIISINLDGKSDVADAMIIASGRSQRHVGALADHIAREIKDKGHGSPSVEGMPACDWVLIDTGDLIVHLFRPEVRDFYNLERIWSPEAFAEPGKVTKPASH from the coding sequence ATGGCGCTGAATTCTCAGTCCAGCGAAGCAACAGCCAGTAATGGCAAAGTTTCAACAGGGTCGAACATTGCTGGTTCATATGACGACCTGGCGGCCAAAAAAAATGCAGCTAAAATACGGGATATGGTCCTTAAACAGCTGGAAGACGACAAGGCCGAAAACATCATCTCAATCAACCTTGATGGAAAGTCGGATGTGGCTGACGCGATGATTATCGCTTCAGGCAGATCACAACGCCATGTGGGTGCGCTTGCCGATCACATCGCGCGGGAAATCAAGGACAAGGGACATGGCAGCCCTTCTGTTGAAGGGATGCCTGCCTGTGACTGGGTCCTCATCGACACAGGCGACCTTATCGTCCATCTGTTCCGTCCGGAAGTGCGCGACTTTTACAACCTTGAGCGAATCTGGTCGCCAGAGGCCTTCGCTGAACCGGGTAAAGTCACCAAGCCGGCAAGTCATTAG
- a CDS encoding phosphoenolpyruvate carboxykinase — MDGAALGAEPLLGDIGFRNLKKTYLNLKEPALYELSVQRGEGEIALHGPLVVKTGKHTGRSAKDKFIVRHYASEGNIWWDNAAEISPEQFDALKEDMIAYAEGKELFVQDLFGGADPRHRLSVRVVTELAWHSLFIRHLLRRPDVGELEQFQSGFTIVNLPGFQANPDRHGTNGDTVIACDFDRRTILIGGTSYAGETKKSVFTILNYLLPEKGIMPMHCSVNVGKQGDSAIFFGLSGTGKTTLSADPNRELIGDDEHGWSPYGLFNFEGGCYAKMIRLSATAEPEIFATTQRFGTVLENVVMDPVTRTLDLDDPSLAENSRGAYPIEFIPNANLDGVAGHPKNVIMLTADAFGVMPPIARLTSAQAMYHFLSGFTAKVAGTEKGLGNEPQPTFSTCFGAPFMPRHPSVYGDLLGRLIEEHDVTCWLVNTGWTGGPFGEGERMPIRVTRLLLNAALDGSLNNKEFRTDETFGFEVPLEANEVLAKTLNPRETWKDPSAYDAQAAKLAGMFVENFGKFEAYVSDEVKAAAPRV; from the coding sequence ATGGATGGAGCGGCGCTAGGTGCCGAGCCCTTGCTCGGTGATATCGGTTTCCGGAATCTCAAAAAGACATATCTCAACTTGAAAGAGCCCGCGCTTTACGAGCTGTCCGTTCAACGCGGAGAAGGCGAAATTGCCCTGCATGGGCCTCTTGTCGTGAAGACAGGCAAACATACCGGACGCTCCGCCAAGGATAAATTCATCGTTCGTCACTATGCGTCTGAAGGCAATATCTGGTGGGACAATGCAGCGGAGATATCGCCAGAGCAGTTTGACGCGCTGAAAGAAGACATGATTGCCTATGCTGAAGGCAAGGAACTGTTCGTGCAGGACCTTTTTGGTGGGGCCGACCCGCGCCATCGCCTGAGTGTCAGGGTGGTGACCGAACTTGCCTGGCATTCCCTGTTCATTCGCCATTTGCTGCGCCGACCTGATGTAGGAGAACTCGAGCAATTCCAGTCCGGTTTCACAATCGTGAATCTGCCGGGTTTTCAGGCCAACCCGGACCGTCATGGCACTAACGGGGATACCGTGATCGCCTGTGATTTTGACCGACGGACAATCCTGATTGGTGGTACGTCCTATGCGGGCGAAACAAAAAAATCCGTCTTCACCATTTTGAATTATCTGTTGCCGGAAAAAGGCATCATGCCGATGCATTGTTCGGTCAATGTGGGCAAGCAGGGCGATTCAGCGATTTTCTTCGGCCTTTCAGGCACGGGTAAAACGACCCTCTCGGCAGACCCGAATCGTGAACTGATCGGTGATGATGAACATGGCTGGTCACCATATGGTCTGTTCAATTTTGAGGGGGGCTGTTACGCCAAGATGATCCGTCTGTCAGCTACGGCAGAACCGGAAATCTTTGCGACGACACAGCGTTTCGGGACAGTGCTGGAAAATGTGGTGATGGACCCGGTCACACGCACGCTGGATCTTGATGACCCGTCACTGGCGGAAAATTCGCGCGGGGCCTATCCGATTGAGTTTATTCCAAATGCCAATCTTGACGGCGTGGCGGGGCATCCCAAAAACGTCATTATGCTGACGGCAGATGCTTTCGGGGTCATGCCACCGATTGCCCGGCTCACCTCCGCGCAGGCAATGTATCATTTTCTTTCCGGCTTCACGGCCAAGGTTGCGGGAACAGAAAAGGGACTTGGCAATGAGCCTCAGCCAACATTCTCAACCTGTTTCGGCGCGCCGTTCATGCCGCGTCATCCCTCTGTCTATGGCGACTTGCTGGGCAGGCTGATTGAGGAGCATGACGTAACCTGCTGGCTGGTCAACACTGGCTGGACAGGTGGGCCTTTTGGCGAAGGTGAGCGGATGCCAATCCGGGTGACGCGGCTTCTGTTAAACGCCGCACTGGATGGTTCCCTCAATAACAAAGAGTTTCGCACTGACGAGACATTCGGCTTTGAAGTGCCGCTTGAGGCGAACGAAGTGCTCGCCAAGACACTGAACCCGCGCGAGACGTGGAAAGATCCGTCCGCCTATGATGCGCAGGCGGCGAAACTGGCCGGCATGTTCGTCGAGAATTTCGGCAAATTTGAAGCCTATGTCAGCGACGAGGTAAAAGCCGCCGCACCGCGCGTCTGA
- a CDS encoding Nramp family divalent metal transporter, producing the protein MRGIKLPLGPGALVAAAFIGPGTVTACTVAGASFGFALVWALVFATVSAIILQEMSARLGVVSGKGLGAVLIQTFPSPAFRYAAIGLVLSALYIGNAAYESGNIAGSALGLATLLEQTGLPFEVYVAVTALIAGILLWRGTYRVLEQCLIGLVLIMALSFLIAVFVVRPDPGPFLAGLRPSIPAGSLTLVLALIGTTVVPYNLFLHAAASRGRWQGEDAVGQARRDTFVSVGLGGLVSILILSTAAATVFGSGLVVENAGDMSRQLEPGFGSAAAGLVAIGLFAAGLSSAITAPLATAYAVSECFDLKGGSKARTFRLVALSVLIVGTVVALSGIRPVAVILFAQLANGLLLPIIAVFLLYAMNQRTILGEKVNSLTANILGGLVVLVTFLIGARLIWLVIARLTGG; encoded by the coding sequence ATGCGCGGCATCAAACTGCCATTAGGGCCGGGAGCACTTGTTGCTGCTGCGTTTATTGGACCGGGTACAGTCACGGCCTGCACAGTAGCAGGGGCGAGTTTTGGTTTCGCCCTCGTCTGGGCGCTCGTTTTCGCAACGGTTTCTGCCATAATTCTGCAGGAAATGTCTGCCCGGCTGGGTGTTGTCTCTGGCAAGGGGCTGGGTGCCGTCCTGATACAGACATTTCCATCGCCTGCATTCAGATATGCGGCCATTGGGCTGGTGCTATCGGCGCTTTATATCGGCAATGCAGCTTATGAGTCCGGTAACATTGCGGGCTCAGCGCTTGGTCTGGCAACGTTGCTGGAACAAACGGGCCTCCCGTTTGAGGTCTATGTCGCGGTTACGGCCTTGATCGCAGGCATTCTGCTCTGGCGGGGTACGTATCGTGTGCTGGAGCAATGCCTGATAGGCTTGGTGCTGATTATGGCCCTGTCTTTTCTGATTGCGGTCTTTGTCGTCAGGCCCGATCCTGGGCCGTTCCTCGCCGGCTTGAGGCCCTCGATACCAGCGGGCAGCCTCACCCTTGTGCTCGCCCTAATCGGTACAACGGTTGTGCCTTATAATCTGTTTCTGCACGCCGCTGCGTCACGCGGGCGCTGGCAGGGCGAAGATGCTGTGGGGCAGGCCCGGCGTGACACATTTGTATCTGTGGGCCTTGGAGGGCTCGTCTCCATTCTGATCCTGTCCACAGCGGCGGCGACTGTCTTTGGCAGCGGTCTTGTGGTTGAAAATGCCGGTGACATGTCTCGTCAGCTGGAGCCAGGCTTTGGATCGGCTGCGGCTGGACTGGTCGCTATTGGTCTTTTTGCTGCCGGCCTATCATCTGCAATCACAGCGCCGCTGGCGACAGCTTACGCGGTAAGCGAATGTTTCGACCTGAAAGGCGGCAGCAAGGCACGGACTTTCCGGTTGGTGGCCCTCAGTGTTCTGATTGTTGGCACGGTGGTTGCCCTTTCCGGCATCAGGCCAGTTGCCGTGATTCTTTTTGCACAGCTCGCCAACGGCTTGCTGTTGCCAATCATCGCGGTCTTTCTGCTCTATGCCATGAACCAGAGGACAATCCTTGGCGAGAAGGTAAACTCTCTGACGGCCAATATATTGGGCGGACTGGTGGTTCTCGTGACATTCCTGATTGGCGCACGACTCATCTGGCTTGTGATCGCGCGCCTGACAGGGGGGTAG
- a CDS encoding 23S rRNA (pseudouridine(1915)-N(3))-methyltransferase RlmH produces the protein MSEYSRRFNGIGAQLGLKGIRINEIEVGKSLPRTKRQALEAEHLLTPVTPSDTLICLDERGKTIGSRDLAQMIAIERDNGASTTWFLIGGADGHGPAVSDLVSSSKARAISFGKATWPHMLVRVMLAEQLYRAATILGKHPYHRD, from the coding sequence GTGTCCGAATATTCTCGCCGCTTCAACGGCATCGGCGCGCAGCTTGGCCTGAAAGGCATCCGGATAAACGAAATAGAAGTTGGCAAATCATTGCCCCGCACAAAGCGTCAGGCGCTGGAAGCTGAACATCTTCTGACCCCGGTTACCCCCAGCGATACGCTCATCTGTCTGGATGAACGCGGCAAGACCATCGGCAGCCGGGATCTGGCACAGATGATCGCTATTGAAAGAGACAATGGTGCCAGTACCACATGGTTCCTGATTGGCGGGGCTGACGGGCATGGCCCTGCCGTCTCTGATCTGGTCAGTAGCTCGAAGGCACGAGCCATCTCATTTGGCAAGGCAACCTGGCCACATATGCTGGTGCGGGTAATGCTGGCGGAACAATTATATCGCGCCGCCACCATTCTGGGAAAACATCCCTATCACAGAGACTGA
- a CDS encoding nicotinate-nucleotide adenylyltransferase yields the protein MRATRNLFDGLTIGLLGGSFNPPHDGHRQISLTGLQRMNLDYVWWLVTPGNPQKRGADYASLEARMVAARNCASHPRILISDYEARHGLTYTANTIRSLKSRFPKTRFVWMMGADNLAGFHTWQDWRLIAANVPLAVFNRPGHTIACLRSPAAQTMDQYRHPVEAAARLAHLSAPAWIYFPHIYNEMSSTAIRQSNQDWKALLASR from the coding sequence ATGCGGGCGACACGCAACCTGTTTGATGGCCTGACCATCGGCCTTCTGGGTGGCTCCTTCAACCCGCCCCATGACGGCCATCGGCAAATCTCCCTGACAGGCCTGCAACGCATGAATCTGGATTATGTCTGGTGGCTTGTCACCCCCGGCAACCCGCAAAAGCGGGGGGCAGACTATGCCAGCCTTGAGGCCCGCATGGTGGCGGCCCGCAACTGCGCCAGCCATCCGCGCATCCTCATCAGTGATTACGAAGCCCGCCACGGCCTGACCTATACGGCCAATACCATCCGGTCTCTGAAAAGCCGTTTCCCGAAGACCCGTTTTGTCTGGATGATGGGCGCAGATAATCTGGCCGGTTTTCATACCTGGCAAGACTGGCGACTGATTGCCGCCAATGTGCCACTAGCGGTTTTCAATCGCCCGGGCCACACCATAGCTTGCCTGCGCTCCCCTGCGGCCCAGACCATGGATCAGTATCGGCATCCCGTGGAGGCGGCGGCCCGGCTGGCGCACTTGTCAGCACCTGCCTGGATATACTTCCCCCATATCTATAATGAGATGAGTTCAACAGCGATCCGGCAATCCAATCAGGACTGGAAGGCACTGCTTGCCAGCCGCTAA
- a CDS encoding NAD-dependent epimerase/dehydratase family protein: MVVLLTGAAGFIGFHTAKGLLARGDKVVGIDNLNAYYSTDLKQGRLKQLESHPDFTFVQAELAEADALAKAVDGKGISRIVHLAAQAGVRYSIENPAAYVASNLVGHANMLALAQKLEVRHMVYASSSSVYGGNRKTPFSEGDMTDDPVSFYGATKKSNELLANSYARLYGLPLTGLRFFTVYGPWGRPDMAYWIFSEKIRRQEPIRIFNNGRMGRDFTYVDDVVSGVLAALDKSAVLSGMAVPHRVYNIGNDHPEELMSLVHLVEKGMGREAEKEYTEMQKGDVVHTWADISRARSELRYSPTVPLEEGIEEFVKWYRASSFCP; this comes from the coding sequence ATGGTCGTTTTACTGACGGGTGCTGCCGGGTTCATCGGCTTTCACACCGCGAAAGGGCTGTTGGCGCGCGGCGACAAGGTTGTCGGTATCGACAATCTGAACGCCTATTACTCTACAGACCTCAAGCAGGGACGCCTCAAACAGCTTGAAAGTCATCCTGATTTCACCTTTGTTCAGGCAGAGCTCGCTGAGGCAGATGCGCTTGCCAAGGCTGTGGATGGCAAGGGCATCAGCCGCATTGTGCATCTGGCGGCACAGGCGGGGGTGCGGTATTCAATCGAGAATCCGGCCGCCTATGTGGCCTCCAATCTGGTTGGTCATGCCAATATGCTTGCGCTCGCGCAGAAGCTGGAAGTGCGGCATATGGTCTATGCTTCCTCGTCTTCAGTTTATGGTGGCAACCGCAAGACACCGTTCAGTGAAGGCGACATGACGGACGACCCGGTGTCTTTTTACGGGGCCACAAAAAAATCCAATGAGTTGTTGGCCAACTCTTACGCCCGGCTGTACGGCCTGCCGTTAACGGGCCTGCGGTTTTTCACCGTTTACGGCCCGTGGGGGCGGCCCGACATGGCCTACTGGATTTTTTCAGAGAAAATCCGGCGACAGGAGCCCATCAGAATTTTCAACAATGGCCGCATGGGGCGTGACTTTACTTATGTTGATGATGTGGTGAGCGGTGTTCTCGCTGCGCTCGACAAATCGGCCGTGCTCTCTGGCATGGCTGTCCCCCATCGAGTTTACAATATCGGCAATGATCACCCGGAAGAGTTGATGAGCCTTGTGCATCTGGTGGAAAAGGGGATGGGCCGGGAGGCCGAAAAAGAGTACACTGAAATGCAGAAAGGTGATGTGGTTCATACGTGGGCAGATATTTCACGCGCCCGTTCAGAGCTGCGCTATTCGCCGACAGTGCCCCTTGAAGAGGGTATTGAAGAATTTGTGAAATGGTACAGGGCGAGCAGTTTTTGCCCATAA
- a CDS encoding SLC13 family permease, with product MSADQREGVPQGLTQRIGLFLGPLLAVGLYALGAPEGLSQAGWVVACLTVLMAVWWVSEAIPIPVTALLPLVVLPATGVMPISEAAVGYANRVVILLMGGFIIAKSVERWNLHTRIALNIVARAGSNPAALIGGFMLASALLSMWISNTATTIMLAPIALSVARSVLGDDMDAPFTLAILLAIPYSASIGGLGTPVGTPTNLIVISYLEDQFGLSISFDQWMMLGLPVVALMLPAAWLVLTRWGLKLEVRSGAAGAAAVRERLSSLGRMSTPEFRVLVCFLTIALFWMFRRPLNSLELFGVQPLAGFTDHVIAIAGAILMFLVPSGDRKRRGALLDWQTAEQIPWGVLLLFGGGLSLASAISGTGLAAWLGDQMGGVATLPLILIMLTLVIFVIFATELTSNVATVSALLPVIGAIATGGEMNPLLLAAPAAMAASCAFMLPIATGPNAIVFATGHVPIRKMAAVGLRLNAIGIILITLAVYFIAPRVFGT from the coding sequence ATGTCAGCAGATCAGCGTGAGGGAGTCCCGCAGGGTTTGACACAGCGTATCGGGCTTTTTCTGGGGCCCTTGCTGGCCGTTGGATTATATGCGCTGGGCGCCCCCGAAGGCCTGTCACAGGCCGGATGGGTCGTGGCCTGCCTGACTGTCCTGATGGCTGTCTGGTGGGTAAGCGAGGCGATCCCGATCCCTGTCACGGCATTGCTACCGCTTGTTGTGCTGCCGGCCACAGGCGTGATGCCGATCAGCGAAGCTGCTGTCGGTTATGCCAACCGTGTTGTGATCCTGCTGATGGGGGGCTTCATCATTGCCAAATCGGTCGAGCGCTGGAACCTGCATACGCGCATTGCCCTCAATATTGTGGCACGCGCGGGCAGCAATCCGGCAGCCCTGATCGGCGGTTTCATGCTGGCCTCAGCCCTCTTGTCCATGTGGATTTCCAATACGGCCACCACCATTATGCTGGCCCCGATTGCGCTGTCAGTCGCCCGCTCGGTTCTGGGCGATGACATGGATGCGCCATTCACCCTCGCGATCCTGCTGGCCATTCCTTATAGCGCATCAATCGGCGGGCTTGGCACGCCGGTGGGCACGCCAACCAACCTGATTGTTATCTCCTACCTTGAAGACCAGTTTGGCCTGTCTATCAGTTTTGACCAGTGGATGATGCTTGGCCTCCCGGTTGTCGCCCTTATGTTGCCGGCCGCATGGCTGGTCTTGACCCGCTGGGGACTGAAACTGGAAGTGCGCTCAGGGGCTGCTGGCGCAGCAGCTGTGCGTGAGCGGCTCAGCAGCCTTGGGCGCATGAGCACACCTGAATTCCGGGTTCTTGTCTGTTTTCTGACCATCGCCCTGTTCTGGATGTTCCGGCGCCCGCTGAACAGCCTTGAGCTATTTGGCGTACAGCCGCTTGCGGGGTTCACGGATCATGTCATCGCGATTGCAGGCGCCATCCTGATGTTTCTCGTGCCATCCGGCGACAGGAAAAGGCGCGGCGCATTGCTGGACTGGCAAACAGCCGAGCAGATTCCCTGGGGCGTCTTGCTGTTGTTCGGCGGCGGTCTCAGCCTGGCGAGCGCGATTAGCGGTACGGGCCTTGCGGCATGGCTGGGTGACCAGATGGGCGGCGTCGCCACGCTGCCCCTGATCCTCATCATGCTCACACTGGTGATATTCGTGATCTTTGCCACAGAACTGACCAGTAATGTGGCGACTGTTTCCGCCCTGCTGCCCGTCATCGGTGCCATTGCCACAGGCGGCGAGATGAACCCGTTACTACTCGCAGCCCCGGCTGCCATGGCGGCAAGCTGTGCCTTTATGCTGCCCATCGCGACCGGGCCCAACGCAATCGTCTTCGCGACGGGCCATGTCCCTATCCGCAAGATGGCCGCTGTTGGTTTGCGTCTGAATGCCATCGGGATTATTCTGATAACACTGGCCGTTTATTTCATCGCGCCGCGCGTCTTCGGCACCTGA